A region from the Panicum hallii strain FIL2 chromosome 1, PHallii_v3.1, whole genome shotgun sequence genome encodes:
- the LOC112894913 gene encoding chorismate mutase 2-like isoform X2, which produces MDAAGGEQLSLAAVRDALVRLEDSVVFALIERARHPRNAPAYAPAAGGGGGAGWRSLVEFFVREAEALNAKAGHYQKPEDVPFFPQDLPSPLFPTKSSPKVLHPSASLVTVNDAIWKMYFDGLLPLFTVDGDDGSYAETVALDFACLQVLSRRIHIGKYVAEDSNSLMDLLTFKAVEEKVKKRVEKKARTFGQNVTLEDSAGKQQSTAGDSECKLDPTVLSKLYDQWVMPLTKDVEVEYLLRRLG; this is translated from the exons ATGGACGCGGCGGGGGGCGAGCAGCTGAGCCTGGCCGCGGTGCGGGACGCGCTGGTCCGGCTGGAGGACTCGGTGGTGTTCGCGCTCATCGAGCGCGCCAGGCACCCGCGCAACGCGCCGGCCtacgcgccggccgccgggggcggcgggggtgcgGGATGGCGCTCTCTTGTCGAGTTTTTCGTCCGGGAAGCAGAGGCCCTCAACGCAAAG GCTGGACATTATCAAAAGCCAGAAGATGTTCCATTCTTCCCTCAAGATCTCCCCTCGCCTCTCTTTCCTACCAAGAGTTCCCCAAAG GTTTTGCACCCTTCAGCTTCGTTGGTCACTGTGAATGATGCAATTTGGaaaatgtattttgatggaCTGCTCCCCTTATTCACTGTTGATGGAGACGATGGTAGTTATGCAGAAACAGTTGCGTTGGATTTTGCATGTCTGCAG GTTCTATCAAGAAGAATCCATATTGGCAAATATGTCGCTGAG GACAGCAATTCTCTGATGGATCTGCTCACTTTCAAGGCTGTCGAAGAGAAGGTCAAGAAGAGAGTAGAGAAGAAAGCCAGGACCTTTGGACAGAATGTCACCTTGGAGGACAGTGCCGGCAAGCAACAAAGCACTGCCGGTGACAGCGAATGCAAGCTCGATCCTACAGTGCTCTCCAAGCTGTATGATCAGTGGGTGATGCCATTGACGAAAGATGTCGAAGTCGAGTATCTCCTCCGCCGTCTCGGCTGA
- the LOC112874714 gene encoding cinnamoyl-CoA reductase 2-like, translated as MAVAVCVTGAGGFIGSWIVKLLLDRGYAVRGTSRRADDPKNAHLWALDGAAERLTMLQVDLLDRASLRAAFDGCDGVIHTASPMHDNPEEIIEPIIAGTRNVVDAAADASVRRLVISSTIGTMYMNPRRDPDAPLDEWTWSDLEYCKKTANWYCYAKTIAEQSAWRAARARGLDLAVVIPVVVLGELMQPSMNTSTLHILKYLTGQAKEYVNESHAYVHVKDAAEAHVRVLEAPGAGGHRYVCAERTLHRGELCRILAELFPEYPIPTRCKDEVNPPKKGYKFTNQPLKDLGIRFRPVHEYLYEAVKSLKEKGFLPKASVTEVTESSSSPPQKLPLTALISKL; from the exons ATGGCCGTCGCCGTGTGCGtcaccggcgccggcggcttCATCGGGTCGTGGATCGTCAAGCTCCTCCTCGACCGCGGGTACGCCGTCCGGGGCACCTCCCGCCGCGCAG ATGACCCCAAGAACGCGCACCTCTGGGCGCTCGACGGTGCGGCGGAGCGCCTCACGATGCTGCAGGTGGACCTGCTCGACCGGGCCAGCCTCCGCGCCGCCTTCGACGGCTGCGACGGCGTCATCCACACCGCCTCGCCGATGCATGACAACCCC GAGGAGATCATCGAGCCAATTATCGCCGGGACGCGGAACGTCGTCGATGCCGCGGCCGACGCCAGCGTGCGGCGCCTGGTGATCTCCTCCACCATCGGCACCATGTACATGAACCCGCGCCGCGACCCCGACGCGCCCCTGGACGAGTGGACCTGGAGCGACCTCGAGTACTGCAAGAAAACCGCG AACTGGTACTGCTACGCGAAGACGATCGCGGAGCAGAGCgcgtggcgggcggcgcgggcgcgggggctGGACCTGGCGGTGGTGATCCCGGTGGTGGTGCTCGGCGAGCTGATGCAGCCCAGCATGAACACCAGCACCCTGCACATACTCAAGTACCTCACCGGCCAGGCCAAGGAGTACGTCAACGAGTCGCACGCGTACGTGCACGTCAAGGACGCCGCCGAGGCGCACGTCCGGGTGCTCGAggcccccggcgccggcgggcaTCGCTACGTCTGCGCCGAGCGGACTCTGCACCGCGGCGAGCTGTGCCGCATCCTCGCTGAACTCTTCCCGGAGTACCCTATTCCGACGAG GTGCAAGGATGAGGTGAATCCACCAAAGAAGGGCTACAAGTTCACAAACCAGCCTCTGAAGGACCTAGGCATCAGGTTCAGACCTGTGCATGAGTACCTCTATGAAGCAGTGAAATCCCTGAAAGAAAAGGGTTTTCTCCCCAAGGCTTCTGTCACAGAG GTGACTGAAAGTAGCAGTTCCCCGCCTCAAAAGTTGCCACTGACGGCGTTGATTTCAAAACTTTGA
- the LOC112894913 gene encoding chorismate mutase 2-like isoform X1, giving the protein MDAAGGEQLSLAAVRDALVRLEDSVVFALIERARHPRNAPAYAPAAGGGGGAGWRSLVEFFVREAEALNAKAGHYQKPEDVPFFPQDLPSPLFPTKSSPKVLHPSASLVTVNDAIWKMYFDGLLPLFTVDGDDGSYAETVALDFACLQVLSRRIHIGKYVAEVKFKNASQDYSPLIQAKDSNSLMDLLTFKAVEEKVKKRVEKKARTFGQNVTLEDSAGKQQSTAGDSECKLDPTVLSKLYDQWVMPLTKDVEVEYLLRRLG; this is encoded by the exons ATGGACGCGGCGGGGGGCGAGCAGCTGAGCCTGGCCGCGGTGCGGGACGCGCTGGTCCGGCTGGAGGACTCGGTGGTGTTCGCGCTCATCGAGCGCGCCAGGCACCCGCGCAACGCGCCGGCCtacgcgccggccgccgggggcggcgggggtgcgGGATGGCGCTCTCTTGTCGAGTTTTTCGTCCGGGAAGCAGAGGCCCTCAACGCAAAG GCTGGACATTATCAAAAGCCAGAAGATGTTCCATTCTTCCCTCAAGATCTCCCCTCGCCTCTCTTTCCTACCAAGAGTTCCCCAAAG GTTTTGCACCCTTCAGCTTCGTTGGTCACTGTGAATGATGCAATTTGGaaaatgtattttgatggaCTGCTCCCCTTATTCACTGTTGATGGAGACGATGGTAGTTATGCAGAAACAGTTGCGTTGGATTTTGCATGTCTGCAG GTTCTATCAAGAAGAATCCATATTGGCAAATATGTCGCTGAGGTGAAGTTCAAAAACGCTTCTCAGGATTATAGTCCACTAATACAAGCAAAG GACAGCAATTCTCTGATGGATCTGCTCACTTTCAAGGCTGTCGAAGAGAAGGTCAAGAAGAGAGTAGAGAAGAAAGCCAGGACCTTTGGACAGAATGTCACCTTGGAGGACAGTGCCGGCAAGCAACAAAGCACTGCCGGTGACAGCGAATGCAAGCTCGATCCTACAGTGCTCTCCAAGCTGTATGATCAGTGGGTGATGCCATTGACGAAAGATGTCGAAGTCGAGTATCTCCTCCGCCGTCTCGGCTGA